One part of the Oncorhynchus clarkii lewisi isolate Uvic-CL-2024 chromosome 7, UVic_Ocla_1.0, whole genome shotgun sequence genome encodes these proteins:
- the LOC139413509 gene encoding guanine nucleotide-binding protein G(t) subunit alpha-2-like, which produces MGAGGSVEDKALAAKSKELEKQLAEDADKESKTVKLLLLGAGESGKSTIVKQMKILHQGGYTKEEQLEFRAIIYGNILQSALAIIRGMEMLSIDFGSPKGSEDGQKLSNLSDSIEEGSMPPELADVIKRLWSDSGVQASFERAAEYQLNDSAGYYLGELDRITKSDYLPNEQDVLRSRVKTTGIIEEQFSCKELHFRMFDVGGQRSERKKWIHCFEGVTCIIFCGALSAYDMVLVEDDEVNRMHESLHLFNSICNHRFFATTSIVLFLNKKDLFEEKIKKVHLSICFPDYDGPNTYDDASDYIKKQFEELNMKKGVKEIYSHLTCATDTKNVEIVFGAVTDIIIKENLKSCGLF; this is translated from the exons ATGGGAGCTGGAGGAAGTGTCGAAGACAAGGCATTAGCCGCAAAGTCCAAGGAGCTGGAAAAGCAGCTGGCGGAGGATGCAGACAAAGAATCCAAGACAGTCAAGCTTCTGCTGCTTG GTGCTGGTGAGTCTGGGAAGAGCACAATTGTCAAGCAGATGAA AATTCTCCATCAAGGTGGTTATACCAAAGAAGAACAATTGGAGTTCAGGGCGATCATCTATGGTAACATCTTGCAGTCTGCTCTGGCCATTATCAGAGGCATGGAGATGCTGTCAATTGACTTTGGATCACCAAAGGGATCT GAAGACGGGCAGAAGCTGTCCAACCTGTCAGACTCCATTGAAGAGGGCTCAATGCCCCCTGAGCTGGCTGATGTCATCAAGAGGCTCTGGAGTGACAGTGGTGTCCAGGCCTCCTTCGAGAGAGCAGCTGAGTACCAGCTCAACGACTCAGCTGGCTA CTATCTTGGAGAATTGGACAGAATCACAAAGTCTGATTACCTGCCCAACGAGCAGGATGTGCTGCGTTCTCGAGTCAAGACCACCGGTATCATCGAGGAGCAGTTCTCCTGCAAAGAGCTGCACTTCAG GATGTTCGATGTGGGCGGCCAGCGGTCGGAGAGAAAGAAGTGGATCCATTGTTTTGAGGGTGTAACCTGCATCATCTTCTGCGGAGCCCTCAGTGCTTATGACATGGTGCTTGTAGAGGACGATGAAGTG AACCGTATGCATGAGTCTCTTCACCTGTTCAACAGTATCTGCAACCACAGGTTCTTCGCCACCACCTCCATCGTACTCTTCCTCAACAAGAAGGATCTTTTCGAGGAGAAGATCAAGAAGGTCCACCTAAGCATCTGCTTCCCCGACTACGATG GCCCCAACACGTATGATGATGCCAGCGACTACATCAAGAAGCAGTTTGAGGAGCTGAACATGAAGAAGGGTGTCAAAGAAATCTACTCTCACTTGACCTGCGCCACGGACACAAAGAATGTTGAGATTGTGTTCGGAGCCGTGACAGACATCATTATCAAAGAGAACCTAAAATCTTGCGGTCTGTTCTAA